The following proteins are co-located in the Solanum pennellii chromosome 8, SPENNV200 genome:
- the LOC107027503 gene encoding uncharacterized protein LOC107027503 has protein sequence MNTSILMRHSGIWVNELQCKSYKIEGIVVGDSISFSNLKAAIAAELDIDVSRKDIEIRYIVEGNSYVKTCQIYKDKATLVDVTTKYKIKNNFNCKVKRSDQQSYVLVCFSDKCGWNMKASCRKKSDIFIVRSFNSEHTCPMRERVLTKVQATVGFVSGVTALKSVNNKRIYTPKDIIDDIREYYGVQISYQQEWRAKECALSMIRGKPSAGYRWLLRYTHMLKTVYPNSYIRMHKTEEDEFMYLFIALRPFIKEFNYCRPVVIVDGAHLSEAYKGTFVSASTLDGTCIFFIVVMCCVLPLAYGLVDTENDYSWTWFFEQFKNVFDERKDMCVVSDRNESIMKSDVCGNFKRSRKAINDLFYSMTKACRKEDFDKLMAKVDRMHHMVKEYLEDAGYEKWSRVHATVNRDRMMTSNIAECINGCLVEARQLTILEFLEEIRILFGSWHCKTEK, from the exons ATGAATACGTCAATTTTGATGAGACATTCAGGAATTTGGGTGAACGAATTACAGTGTAAAAGTTACAAAATCGAAGGAatcgttgttggagattcaatttcgtTTTCTAATCTCAAAGCAGCAATTGCAGCCGAGTTGGATATCGATGTATCAAGGAAAGATATTGAAATTCGTTACATTGTAGAAGGTAACTCCT ATGTGAAGACATGTCAGATATATAAGGATAAAGCAACACTTGTAGATGTGACGACgaaatataagataaagaaCAACTTCAATTGCAAAGTAAAGAGGTCTGATCAACAAAG CTATGTGTTGGTATGCTTTTCAGACAAATGTGGTTGGAATATGAAGGCATCCTGCAGGAAAAAATCTGATATATTCATTGTTAGAAGTTTCAATAGTGAACATACGTGTCCGATGAGGGAGAGGGTATTAACCAAGGTCCAAGCAACAGTCGGATTTGTAAGTGGAGTTACTGCTCTAAAATCGGTCAATAATAAACGAATTTATACTCCAAAAGatataattgatgatattaGAGAATATTATGGGGTTCAAATATCTTACCAGCAAGAATGGCGTGCTAAAGAATGTGCACTCTCCATGATTAGGGGAAAACCATCTGCAGGATATAGATGGTTGCTGCGATACACACACATGTTAAAAACCGTGTATCCAAATTCTTATATAAGAATGCATAAGACTGAAGAGGATGAATTTATGTATCTGTTCATCGCCTTAAGACCATTCATTAAGGAATTTAATTACTGCAGACCAGTAGTTATTGTGGATGGTGCACATCTGAGTGAAGCTTACAAAGGGACAtttgtatcagcaagcacacttgatggcacatgcattttttttatagttgtgATGT GTTGCGTACTTCCATTGGCATATGGTCTTGTTGACACCGAAAATGATTATTCGTGGACATGGTTTTTCGAacaatttaaaaatgtatttgacGAGAGAAAAGATATGTGTGTTGTTTCAGATAGAAATGAGAGTATCATGAAGAGT GATGTATGTGGAAACTTCAAAAGGAGCAGAAAGGCCATAAATGATCTATTCTACTCTATGACCAAGGCATGTAGAAAGGAAGATTTTGATAAGTTGATGGCTAAGGTTGATAGAATGCATCATATGGTTAAGGAGTACCTTGAAGATGCAGGTTACGAAAAGTGGTCAAGAGTTCATGCAACAGTAAACAGAGATAGAATGATGACTTCGAACATTGCAGAATGTATCAATGGTTGTCTTGTTGAAGCACGCCAACTAACTATATTAGAATTCTTGGAAGAAATTAGAATTCTTTTTGGTTCTTGGCATTGCAAAACAGAGAAGTAG
- the LOC107027505 gene encoding uncharacterized protein LOC107027505: MLGTGLSIQKMKHYFQAHVVRLISRANPIKFVMSKPVLSDRLARWYLQFQQFEIVYIPQKSVKGQALADFLADHPIPNDWELTDEFPDEDAMLIEVQPPWKMYFDGATHRGGAGAGVVFITSQEEILPFAFTLKQCCSNNVAEYQALILGLEMAVDMKHLHLQVFGDSQLVINQLLGSYEVKKPEFHRYHDYAQKLIRWLGDVTLQHVHRTENKKADALATLDSTLTLPDQMQVTVCKK, encoded by the coding sequence atgctTGGCACTGGTCTTTCAATTCAAAAGATGAAGCATTATTTTCAAGCTCATGTTGTCCGCCTTATTTCTAGAGCAAATCCCATCAAGTTTGTTATGTCAAAACCTGTCCTTAGTGACCGACTAGCAAGATGGTACCTTCAGTTCCAACAATTTGAGATTGTGTACATCCCTCAAAAATCCGTGAAGGGACAAGCACTAGCGGATTTCTTAGCAGACCATCCTATACCAAATGATTGGGAGTTAACTGATGAGTTTCCTGATGAAGATGCGATGTTAATTGAAGTTCAACCTCCTTGGAAAATGTACTTTGACGGGGCTACACATCGCGGCGGAGCTGGTGCTGGCGTGGTGTTCATCACTTCACAAGAAGAGATTCTACCATTCGCTTTTACTCTAAAACAATGTTGCTCCAATAATGTCGCTGAATATCAAGCATTGATACTTGGACTTGAAATGGCCGTTGACATGAAACACTTACATTTACAGGTCTTTggtgactctcaattggtgattaatcaactCTTAGGAAGTTATGAGGTAAAAAAGCCTGAATTTCACCGTTATCATGATTATGCTCAAAAGTTGATAAGATGGCTTGGGGATGTAACCCTTCAACATGTGCATCGAACAGAGAATAAGAAAGCTGATGCATTGGCTACTCTAGATTCAACGCTAACCCTTCCTGATCAAATGCAAGTAACTGTCTGTAAAAAATGA